A single genomic interval of Rhodanobacteraceae bacterium harbors:
- the rpoZ gene encoding DNA-directed RNA polymerase subunit omega: MARITVQDCLKVVDNRFELVLMASKRARQVARGADTLVPEDDDKPTVIALREIATGQVTNQLLADVEKREREAAERQAMEWAAAELDDGLGKGDDDL, encoded by the coding sequence ATGGCCCGCATTACCGTCCAGGACTGCCTCAAGGTAGTCGACAACCGATTCGAACTGGTGCTGATGGCCAGCAAGCGTGCCCGTCAGGTGGCCCGCGGTGCCGACACTCTGGTGCCCGAAGACGATGACAAGCCCACCGTCATTGCCCTGCGCGAGATTGCGACCGGGCAGGTGACCAATCAGTTGCTGGCCGATGTCGAGAAGCGCGAGCGCGAGGCGGCCGAACGTCAGGCCATGGAATGGGCTGCTGCCGAACTCGACGATGGTCTGGGCAAGGGCGACGACGATCTTTGA
- a CDS encoding bifunctional (p)ppGpp synthetase/guanosine-3',5'-bis(diphosphate) 3'-pyrophosphohydrolase: protein MLELRQLLQTYLSAEQVRQVEKAFAIGEHAHRGQNRKSGEPYITHPVAVARILAEMHLDAETLMAGILHDTIEDTQVTKDALVAEFGETVADLVDGVTKLDKVQFASREAATAESFRKMLLAMARDLRVILIKLADRLHNMRTLDSMSDEGRRRVARETLDVYAPIAQRLGMNKLKSELQELGFKSLYPRRHAVIAARIKAMIGNRREIMSKIESALAQRLKEDGMPARIVSRIKSPYSIYRKMRGDHKSFAEVVDVYGVRVIVANVSQCYQVLGTAHGLYKPLENRFKDYIAIPKANGYQSLHTVLFGPGGAPIEVQIRTEDMDIVAERGVAAHWIYKSDSSPANNAQMRAREWLQGLVDTQRQAGSSIEFLENVKVDLFPDEVYLFTPKGKILALPRNACAIDFAYAVHTNVGDHAVAARIDRQLRPLRTRLLSGQTVEIVTAASAAPQPQWLEFVVTSKARTSIRHYLKQLQHEDAVSLGHRMLGRALAELGGNLDAVPDDLLHAYLEENRMRRLEELLADIALGARMPALVARQLWRGDALPGESQRDDVVRISGSERGVLTFGQCCMPIPGDPIIGFLSAGKGLVVHQTTCPNVVEMRKQPERVVRVDWEPEVTGDYRVQLRIDVANRPGVLATVAAAIADANSNIENVEYLDRDAHSASLLFTIEVRHREHLAEVMKRVRRADVVLVVHRQQI, encoded by the coding sequence ATGCTGGAACTGCGGCAGCTGCTGCAGACCTATCTGAGCGCTGAGCAGGTACGGCAGGTCGAGAAGGCCTTTGCCATTGGCGAACACGCTCATCGCGGCCAGAATCGCAAGAGCGGCGAGCCCTACATCACCCATCCGGTGGCGGTGGCGCGCATTCTTGCCGAGATGCACCTGGATGCCGAGACCTTGATGGCCGGCATCCTGCACGACACCATCGAGGATACCCAGGTCACCAAGGATGCGCTGGTGGCGGAGTTCGGCGAAACCGTGGCCGATCTGGTCGATGGCGTCACCAAGCTCGACAAGGTGCAGTTCGCCTCGCGCGAGGCAGCCACGGCGGAAAGCTTCCGCAAGATGTTGCTGGCCATGGCCCGCGATCTGCGGGTGATCCTGATCAAGCTGGCTGACCGGCTGCACAATATGCGCACGCTCGATTCGATGAGCGACGAGGGGCGTCGTCGCGTCGCCCGCGAAACCCTCGATGTGTACGCGCCGATTGCCCAGCGACTGGGCATGAACAAGCTCAAGAGCGAGTTGCAGGAACTGGGATTCAAGTCTCTGTACCCGCGTCGTCATGCGGTGATTGCTGCCCGTATCAAGGCGATGATCGGCAATCGCCGGGAAATCATGAGCAAGATCGAATCTGCCCTGGCGCAGCGTCTCAAGGAAGACGGGATGCCGGCGCGCATCGTCAGCCGGATCAAGTCTCCCTACAGCATCTATCGCAAGATGCGTGGCGATCACAAGAGCTTTGCCGAGGTCGTCGACGTCTATGGCGTGCGCGTGATCGTGGCCAATGTGTCGCAGTGCTACCAGGTGCTGGGTACGGCGCACGGCCTGTACAAGCCGCTGGAAAATCGGTTCAAGGACTACATCGCCATTCCCAAGGCCAACGGCTACCAGTCCTTGCATACCGTGCTGTTCGGGCCCGGCGGTGCGCCGATCGAGGTCCAGATCCGCACCGAGGACATGGATATCGTTGCCGAGCGCGGCGTGGCGGCGCACTGGATCTACAAGTCTGACTCCAGTCCCGCCAACAATGCCCAGATGCGTGCCCGCGAGTGGCTGCAGGGACTGGTCGACACCCAGCGTCAGGCGGGTAGCTCGATCGAGTTTCTGGAGAACGTCAAGGTCGACCTGTTTCCCGATGAGGTCTATCTGTTCACGCCCAAGGGCAAGATCCTGGCGCTGCCGCGCAACGCCTGTGCCATCGACTTTGCCTATGCCGTGCACACCAATGTCGGTGACCATGCCGTTGCTGCGCGTATCGACCGCCAGTTGCGGCCGCTGCGCACGCGTCTGCTCAGCGGTCAGACGGTGGAGATCGTCACCGCCGCCAGCGCGGCACCGCAGCCGCAGTGGCTGGAGTTTGTGGTCACCAGCAAGGCCCGCACCTCGATCCGTCATTATCTGAAGCAGCTGCAGCACGAGGATGCGGTGTCGCTGGGACATCGCATGTTGGGTCGGGCGCTGGCGGAACTGGGCGGCAACCTGGACGCCGTTCCGGACGACCTGCTGCACGCCTATCTGGAAGAGAATCGCATGCGTCGGCTGGAGGAGTTGTTGGCCGACATTGCCCTGGGCGCGCGGATGCCGGCACTGGTGGCGCGGCAACTCTGGCGTGGCGACGCACTTCCGGGCGAGTCGCAGCGCGATGATGTCGTGCGTATCTCCGGCAGCGAGCGCGGAGTGCTCACCTTCGGCCAGTGCTGCATGCCGATACCGGGCGATCCGATTATCGGATTTCTCAGTGCCGGCAAGGGGTTGGTGGTGCACCAGACCACCTGTCCGAACGTGGTCGAGATGCGCAAGCAGCCCGAGCGTGTGGTCCGCGTGGACTGGGAGCCGGAAGTAACCGGCGACTATCGCGTGCAGCTGCGTATTGATGTCGCCAACCGGCCCGGCGTGCTGGCCACGGTGGCCGCGGCAATCGCCGACGCCAATTCCAACATCGAGAACGTGGAATACTTGGATCGCGATGCCCACAGTGCGTCCTTGCTGTTCACCATCGAGGTGCGTCATCGCGAGCATCTGGCCGAAGTGATGAAGCGCGTGCGTCGCGCCGATGTGGTGCTGGTGGTCCACCGTCAACAGATCTGA
- a CDS encoding RidA family protein produces MRERSIIRTDLAPQAIGTYSQAVRVGQTVYLSGQIPLDPATMQMDNADIESEVHRVFRNLRAVAEAAGGGLKDVVKLNVFLTDMGCFPVINEIMGKYFNEPFPARAAIGVRELPRGARVEMDAILELP; encoded by the coding sequence ATGAGAGAACGCAGCATCATCCGCACCGATCTGGCACCGCAGGCGATCGGCACTTATTCCCAGGCCGTGCGTGTGGGCCAGACAGTTTATCTCTCGGGCCAGATTCCGCTGGATCCGGCGACCATGCAGATGGACAACGCCGACATCGAGTCCGAAGTGCATCGCGTTTTCCGCAACCTGCGGGCGGTCGCCGAAGCGGCCGGTGGCGGCCTCAAGGACGTGGTCAAGTTGAATGTGTTCCTGACCGACATGGGCTGCTTTCCGGTGATCAACGAGATCATGGGCAAGTATTTCAACGAACCGTTCCCGGCGCGCGCTGCCATTGGCGTGCGCGAGTTGCCGCGTGGAGCCCGCGTCGAAATGGACGCGATTCTCGAGCTGCCCTGA
- the recG gene encoding ATP-dependent DNA helicase RecG, with protein MQLPEDAFALRAAQPLSVLGSLGKSLLADLQSAGFLTLGDLWFHFPLRFEDRTEVHAIGTLRPGLAAQFSGTVEHAEISVRRRRMLLVALADGTGRIVLRFFHFKQAQAEQMKTGTRLLVYGEPRAGNYSLEVVHPKYRILGADETIAVEGAMRPVYPKAEGLGHVRLQRAIERALELLPEDADGPLAKLLPGDWPPLSVAVRTLHRPRDRAEVEAIANGPHPARQRLAFEELLAHHLSMRLVRARVRSERSPVLRTSGRLRQRLLADLPFALTSAQQRVLAEIDADLARSAPMLRLLQGDVGSGKTIVSALAALAAIESGLQAAVMAPTELLAEQHRRSFERWFAPLGLSGVWLSSRVKGKAREAALTAIAEGAPWAVGTHALMQESVQFQALGLAIIDEQHRFGVDQRLALAQKGRVGELRPHQLVMTATPIPRTLAMTQFADLDVSVIDQMPPGRKPIQTVAVSRLRRDEVTQRIADACAAGRQAYWVCTLIEESDEVEAEAAEKTAADLTAALPQLRVGLVHGRLKAVDRAAVMQAFAAGNIDLLVATTVIEVGVDVPKASLMIIENPERLGLAQLHQLRGRVGRGSLESSCVLLYQPPLSDTARQRLAVLRDSTDGFVIAERDLELRGPGEVLGTRQTGEALFKVADLQRDAGLLDRARQLADTLLSRDTAAAEQLVRRWVGAAARYAKA; from the coding sequence CTGCAGCTCCCGGAGGATGCCTTTGCGCTGCGTGCGGCCCAGCCGCTGTCCGTACTCGGCAGCTTGGGCAAGTCGCTCCTGGCGGATCTGCAGAGTGCCGGATTCCTGACGCTGGGCGATCTATGGTTCCATTTCCCCCTGCGTTTCGAGGACCGAACCGAGGTCCACGCCATCGGCACCCTGCGACCCGGATTGGCAGCGCAGTTCAGTGGTACGGTCGAGCACGCCGAGATCAGTGTCCGGCGCCGGCGCATGCTGCTGGTTGCCCTCGCCGATGGCACCGGCCGGATCGTGCTTCGCTTCTTCCATTTCAAGCAGGCCCAGGCCGAGCAGATGAAGACCGGCACTCGTCTGCTGGTCTACGGCGAGCCGCGCGCCGGCAACTACTCGCTGGAAGTAGTGCACCCCAAATACCGGATACTGGGCGCCGACGAGACCATCGCCGTCGAGGGCGCCATGCGCCCGGTGTACCCCAAGGCCGAAGGCTTGGGGCATGTGCGTCTGCAGCGAGCCATCGAGCGTGCCTTGGAGCTGCTGCCGGAAGATGCTGATGGCCCGCTGGCCAAGCTCTTGCCCGGCGACTGGCCGCCGTTGAGCGTTGCCGTGCGCACGCTGCACCGGCCCCGCGATCGCGCCGAAGTGGAGGCCATCGCCAACGGGCCGCACCCGGCGCGCCAGCGCCTCGCTTTCGAGGAACTGCTGGCACACCATCTGAGCATGCGTCTCGTGCGTGCGCGCGTGCGCAGCGAGCGTTCGCCGGTGTTGCGTACCTCGGGTCGCTTGCGACAGCGGCTGTTGGCCGATCTGCCTTTTGCGCTCACCTCAGCTCAGCAGAGAGTGCTGGCCGAGATCGATGCCGATCTCGCCCGCAGCGCGCCGATGTTGCGGCTGCTGCAGGGCGATGTGGGCTCCGGCAAGACCATCGTTTCGGCGCTGGCGGCGCTGGCGGCGATCGAGAGCGGCTTGCAGGCCGCGGTGATGGCGCCCACCGAGTTGCTCGCCGAACAGCACCGACGCAGCTTCGAGCGCTGGTTCGCGCCGCTCGGGCTGTCCGGCGTCTGGCTCAGCTCACGGGTCAAGGGCAAGGCCCGCGAGGCCGCGCTGACGGCCATTGCCGAGGGCGCTCCCTGGGCGGTGGGAACCCATGCACTGATGCAGGAGTCGGTACAGTTCCAGGCGCTCGGTTTGGCGATCATCGACGAACAGCATCGATTCGGCGTCGACCAGCGGCTGGCGCTGGCGCAGAAAGGACGGGTCGGCGAGTTGCGTCCGCACCAACTGGTGATGACCGCCACGCCGATACCACGGACGCTGGCGATGACCCAGTTTGCCGATCTGGATGTCTCGGTGATCGATCAGATGCCGCCGGGGCGCAAGCCGATCCAGACGGTGGCCGTGAGCCGATTGCGACGTGACGAAGTGACCCAGCGTATCGCCGATGCCTGTGCGGCCGGGCGCCAGGCCTACTGGGTGTGTACGCTGATCGAGGAGTCCGACGAGGTCGAGGCTGAAGCCGCAGAGAAGACCGCCGCCGACCTGACCGCAGCACTGCCGCAGCTGCGCGTGGGACTGGTGCACGGACGGCTCAAGGCGGTCGATCGCGCCGCGGTGATGCAGGCCTTCGCCGCCGGCAACATCGATCTGCTGGTGGCGACCACCGTCATCGAAGTGGGCGTCGATGTGCCCAAGGCCAGCCTGATGATCATCGAAAATCCGGAACGTCTGGGCCTGGCGCAGCTGCACCAGTTGCGGGGGCGGGTGGGGCGCGGTTCGCTGGAATCGAGTTGCGTGTTGCTCTACCAACCACCGCTGTCGGACACTGCCCGGCAGCGACTGGCGGTGTTGCGCGACAGTACCGACGGCTTCGTCATTGCCGAACGTGATCTGGAACTGCGCGGCCCCGGTGAAGTCCTGGGTACCCGGCAGACCGGTGAGGCGCTGTTCAAAGTGGCTGATCTGCAGCGCGACGCCGGTTTGCTCGACCGCGCGCGACAGCTTGCCGACACCTTGCTCAGTCGCGACACGGCAGCTGCGGAACAACTGGTGCGGCGCTGGGTGGGCGCAGCCGCACGCTATGCCAAGGCCTGA
- a CDS encoding nucleoside hydrolase, whose protein sequence is MEHWWVDTDPGVDDAWALLMMMGCDHIKVPGISVVGGNVGLTHTLANALRVVDRAPYAVPVYSGAARPLIGGLPDAGFVHGSDGFGDARLAPAVATAEALPAALALIEASRQHVGQLNVLALGPLTNLALACALDPQLPSRCRRLVVMGGAIGAFGNTRVPSAEFNIGFDPEAAAMVFARWPGMELVDWELTMAAAPLSTEVDAWLARRSSTAQWLQSITRSTAAFVHGNGYERWSWADPLAALVAISPTAVTEWRRAPVEIALAQGPTRGQTVVDWHGLGEFTGPPVAIAKAVDVAAFHAAMQKVL, encoded by the coding sequence ATGGAACACTGGTGGGTGGATACCGATCCGGGCGTCGATGACGCCTGGGCCTTGCTGATGATGATGGGCTGCGACCACATCAAAGTGCCCGGCATCAGCGTCGTCGGTGGCAACGTCGGCCTCACGCACACATTGGCCAATGCGCTGCGGGTGGTGGATCGGGCACCCTATGCAGTGCCGGTGTATTCCGGCGCTGCCCGGCCACTGATCGGTGGATTGCCCGATGCCGGTTTCGTCCACGGCAGTGACGGTTTTGGCGATGCCCGGCTTGCGCCCGCCGTCGCCACCGCCGAGGCGCTGCCGGCGGCGCTCGCCTTGATCGAGGCCTCAAGGCAGCATGTCGGCCAGCTCAACGTGCTGGCGCTGGGCCCATTGACCAATCTGGCGCTGGCTTGCGCGCTGGACCCGCAGTTGCCCTCGCGCTGCCGGCGACTGGTGGTCATGGGCGGCGCCATCGGTGCCTTCGGCAATACCCGCGTGCCCAGTGCTGAATTCAATATTGGCTTCGATCCCGAGGCTGCGGCCATGGTCTTTGCGCGATGGCCGGGCATGGAACTGGTGGACTGGGAACTGACCATGGCTGCCGCGCCACTCAGCACCGAGGTCGATGCCTGGCTGGCTCGACGCAGCAGTACTGCCCAATGGCTGCAGAGCATTACCCGCAGCACTGCCGCCTTTGTGCATGGCAATGGCTACGAGCGCTGGTCCTGGGCCGATCCGCTGGCGGCACTGGTGGCGATCTCGCCGACGGCGGTTACCGAATGGCGCCGTGCGCCGGTGGAAATCGCGCTGGCCCAGGGGCCTACGCGCGGCCAGACCGTCGTCGACTGGCATGGGCTGGGTGAGTTCACGGGTCCCCCCGTGGCCATTGCCAAGGCCGTGGATGTGGCGGCATTCCATGCCGCGATGCAGAAAGTGCTTTGA
- a CDS encoding type B 50S ribosomal protein L31: MKPDIHPKYFDVVFQDVTTDFAFLTRSTKGSKETITWTDGKEYPLIKVDVSSQSHPFYTGKHKAIDTGGRVDKFRKRYGQK; encoded by the coding sequence ATGAAGCCAGATATCCACCCGAAATATTTCGATGTCGTGTTCCAGGACGTGACCACCGACTTCGCCTTTCTGACGCGCTCGACCAAGGGCTCGAAGGAAACCATCACCTGGACCGATGGCAAGGAATATCCCTTGATCAAGGTCGACGTGTCGAGTCAGTCGCACCCGTTCTACACGGGCAAGCACAAGGCCATCGACACCGGCGGCCGCGTCGACAAGTTCCGCAAGCGCTACGGCCAGAAGTAA
- a CDS encoding citrate synthase yields MSNTVAFTDSRTGKTAEMPLVEGVLGDPAIDIAKLNKDLGLFTFDPGFVSTCSTKSAITYIDGDQGILLYRGYPIEQLAQQSSFLEVAYLLIHGELPNPAEHSEFVHHVTQHTMIHESLKLFMNGFHYNAHPMAMMVGIAGSLAAFYHDSLDPENPAHRMITAIRLIAKLPTLAAACYKHSVGQPYVYPKNNLDYTARFLDMMFGVPAEPYQVNPIAAKALDLLFILHADHEQNASTSTVRLVGSTGANPIACIAAGIAALWGPAHGGANEAVLKQLHEIGDKKNVAKAVLRAKDKNDSFRLMGFGHRVYKNFDPRAKIIREMCYQVLNELGIHDPLLEVAMALEDVALKDDYFIERKLYPNVDFYSGIIYKALNIPVEMFTVMFAIARTAGWIAHWLEQNQGGDVKIGRPRQIYVGPTARDYVPLSQRG; encoded by the coding sequence ATGTCCAATACCGTTGCTTTTACCGACTCGCGCACCGGCAAGACCGCTGAAATGCCGCTGGTGGAGGGTGTCCTGGGTGATCCGGCCATCGATATTGCCAAGCTCAACAAGGATCTGGGCCTGTTCACCTTCGATCCGGGCTTCGTCTCGACTTGTTCAACCAAGAGCGCCATTACCTACATCGATGGCGATCAGGGCATCCTGCTGTATCGCGGCTATCCGATCGAGCAGCTGGCGCAACAGTCCAGCTTTCTGGAGGTGGCCTATCTGCTGATCCATGGCGAGTTGCCGAATCCGGCCGAGCACAGCGAGTTCGTGCACCATGTGACCCAGCACACGATGATTCATGAATCGCTGAAGCTGTTCATGAACGGCTTCCACTATAACGCCCACCCGATGGCGATGATGGTGGGAATTGCCGGATCACTGGCGGCCTTCTACCACGACTCGCTGGATCCGGAGAATCCGGCTCACCGCATGATCACGGCGATCCGCCTGATCGCGAAGCTGCCGACGCTGGCCGCAGCCTGCTACAAGCACTCAGTCGGTCAGCCCTATGTCTATCCGAAGAACAATCTGGACTACACCGCGCGCTTCCTGGACATGATGTTCGGCGTACCGGCCGAGCCCTACCAGGTGAATCCGATTGCTGCCAAGGCGCTGGATCTGCTGTTCATCCTGCACGCCGATCACGAGCAGAACGCGTCGACCTCGACGGTGCGTCTGGTCGGTTCTACCGGAGCCAATCCGATTGCCTGCATCGCCGCGGGCATTGCCGCGCTCTGGGGGCCGGCGCATGGCGGCGCCAACGAGGCCGTGCTCAAGCAGCTGCATGAGATCGGCGACAAGAAGAACGTCGCCAAGGCCGTGCTGCGCGCGAAGGACAAGAATGATTCCTTCCGCCTGATGGGCTTCGGCCATCGCGTTTACAAGAATTTCGACCCGCGCGCCAAGATCATTCGCGAGATGTGCTACCAGGTGCTCAACGAGCTGGGCATTCACGATCCGCTGCTGGAAGTGGCGATGGCGCTGGAAGACGTCGCGCTCAAGGACGATTACTTCATCGAGCGCAAGCTGTACCCGAACGTCGATTTCTACTCGGGCATCATCTACAAGGCGCTCAACATCCCGGTGGAGATGTTCACGGTCATGTTTGCCATCGCCCGCACCGCCGGCTGGATTGCACATTGGCTGGAACAGAACCAGGGTGGTGACGTCAAGATCGGTCGGCCGCGGCAGATCTATGTCGGCCCGACGGCCCGCGACTACGTGCCGCTGAGCCAGCGCGGCTGA
- a CDS encoding penicillin-binding protein 1A, with protein sequence MKRWKRLLRWLLVLSLAGALLAALAIYLVYRHYEPELPEVATLRDVRFQVPLKIYSRDGKLIANFGEARRFPSTIEEVPEVLKQAFIATEDERFYQHPGVDYQGMARVGWEFVRAGGEFGSGGSTITMQLARNFFLSPERKLERKLKEILLALKIERELSKDEILGLYLNKIFLGNRAYGVAAAAQVYYGKTLSELTLPEAAMIAGLPKAPSDLNPIQNPQRALERRDYVLSRMQEVGFIDAASYAQAVATPEIARIHELPIELEAPYVAEMARIETERMLGTEEAVTGGYSVYTSIDSGLQNAANEALRGALIDYEERHGYRGPEAHIALEAGTADEAALRILKSASPVGGLEPALVTELGAESATLLMKDGSTQTLELKEAQWARRYLSPDSRGATPKALTEVLKVGDLIRARQTETGSWRLAQIPAVQGALVALDPENGAIRSLVGGYSFSRSKFNRATQSERNPGSSFKPFVYSSAFEKGFTAASIVNDAPIVFDIPGVEKAWRPQNDNETFSGPIRLREAMVRSKNLVSIRLLDAIGVPFARRYIQRFGFSPKQLPENLSLALGTASAPPLTMARGYAVFANGGYLVDTYLIDHIVDSRGNTTYTANPTVVCGACPERLAQEFALDLPTETSETEADAGPDESTPPNGPNLAPRVIDARNAYLITSLMMDVIKRGTGRKAMELGRSDLAGKTGTTNEHRDAWFSGFNQSLVATAWMGFDDFSTLGNGEFASKTALPMWIRFMGAALKDTPQTLPQMPTGITTARINSGTGRLTSASDPEAIMEIFRVEDLDQIGRGNASTGRQDPYEVF encoded by the coding sequence ATGAAACGTTGGAAACGCCTGTTGCGCTGGCTGCTGGTGTTGTCGCTGGCCGGGGCGCTGCTCGCCGCACTGGCCATCTACCTGGTCTATCGGCACTACGAACCTGAACTGCCTGAAGTCGCCACACTACGCGATGTACGCTTCCAGGTGCCGCTGAAGATCTATTCCCGGGACGGCAAGCTGATCGCGAATTTCGGCGAAGCACGGCGATTTCCGAGCACGATCGAAGAAGTTCCGGAGGTGCTGAAGCAGGCGTTCATCGCCACCGAAGACGAGCGCTTCTATCAGCATCCGGGCGTCGACTATCAGGGCATGGCCCGCGTTGGCTGGGAATTCGTGCGCGCGGGCGGCGAGTTCGGCTCCGGCGGCAGCACCATCACGATGCAGTTGGCGCGCAACTTCTTTCTCTCGCCGGAACGCAAGCTCGAGCGCAAGTTGAAGGAGATTCTGCTGGCGCTGAAGATCGAGCGCGAACTCAGCAAGGATGAAATTCTCGGCCTGTATCTCAACAAGATCTTCCTCGGCAACCGCGCTTACGGCGTTGCCGCGGCGGCACAGGTGTACTACGGCAAGACTCTGTCAGAACTGACTTTGCCGGAAGCCGCCATGATTGCCGGACTGCCCAAGGCACCTTCCGACCTCAATCCGATACAGAACCCCCAGCGCGCGCTGGAAAGGCGCGACTACGTGCTCTCACGCATGCAGGAGGTGGGGTTCATTGATGCGGCCAGTTATGCGCAGGCAGTCGCGACGCCTGAAATCGCCCGCATCCATGAGTTGCCGATCGAACTCGAAGCCCCTTATGTGGCCGAGATGGCGCGCATCGAGACCGAGCGCATGCTGGGCACGGAAGAAGCGGTGACGGGCGGCTATTCGGTGTACACCAGCATCGACTCGGGCCTCCAGAACGCGGCCAACGAGGCCCTTCGCGGGGCCTTGATCGATTACGAGGAGCGCCATGGCTATCGCGGCCCCGAAGCACACATCGCCCTTGAGGCCGGGACAGCGGATGAGGCGGCACTGCGGATACTCAAATCCGCGTCGCCCGTGGGTGGCCTGGAGCCAGCTCTGGTCACGGAGCTGGGCGCAGAGTCCGCGACGCTGCTGATGAAGGACGGAAGTACACAAACGCTGGAACTGAAGGAAGCACAGTGGGCCAGGCGCTATCTGAGCCCGGACTCGCGCGGAGCAACACCCAAGGCGCTGACCGAGGTACTCAAGGTAGGCGATCTGATCCGGGCCCGCCAGACAGAGACCGGCAGCTGGCGACTCGCACAGATTCCGGCGGTCCAGGGCGCGCTGGTGGCGCTGGATCCGGAAAACGGCGCCATTCGCAGTCTGGTCGGGGGGTACAGCTTCAGCCGCAGCAAGTTCAATCGGGCCACGCAGAGCGAGCGCAACCCGGGATCGAGCTTCAAGCCGTTCGTGTACTCGTCAGCCTTCGAGAAGGGCTTCACCGCCGCCTCGATCGTCAATGACGCGCCGATCGTCTTTGACATCCCTGGCGTCGAGAAGGCCTGGCGCCCTCAGAATGACAACGAGACCTTCAGTGGCCCGATACGCCTGCGCGAGGCCATGGTGCGTTCGAAGAATCTGGTCTCGATCCGACTGCTGGATGCCATCGGCGTGCCCTTTGCGCGCCGTTACATCCAGCGTTTCGGCTTCTCGCCCAAGCAACTGCCGGAGAATCTGTCGCTGGCGCTGGGCACCGCATCGGCGCCGCCACTGACGATGGCCCGTGGCTACGCGGTATTTGCCAACGGCGGCTATCTGGTCGACACCTACCTGATTGATCACATCGTCGACAGCCGGGGAAACACCACCTACACCGCCAATCCGACCGTGGTTTGCGGGGCCTGCCCAGAGCGACTGGCCCAGGAATTTGCGCTCGATCTGCCGACCGAAACCAGTGAAACCGAGGCCGATGCGGGTCCAGACGAGAGCACGCCGCCCAACGGCCCCAACCTGGCGCCGCGAGTCATCGATGCTCGCAATGCCTATCTGATCACCTCCTTGATGATGGACGTGATCAAGCGCGGCACCGGCCGCAAGGCCATGGAACTGGGCCGCAGCGACCTGGCTGGCAAGACCGGCACCACCAACGAGCACCGGGATGCCTGGTTCTCGGGCTTCAACCAGAGCCTGGTCGCTACCGCCTGGATGGGCTTCGACGATTTCAGCACGCTCGGCAACGGCGAGTTTGCGTCCAAGACCGCGCTGCCCATGTGGATCCGCTTCATGGGCGCAGCCTTGAAGGACACCCCGCAAACATTGCCACAGATGCCAACCGGCATCACCACGGCGCGAATCAACAGCGGCACCGGGCGTCTGACCTCGGCCTCCGATCCCGAGGCAATCATGGAGATCTTCCGCGTCGAGGATCTGGATCAGATCGGCCGCGGTAATGCCAGCACCGGCCGCCAGGATCCCTATGAGGTCTTCTAG
- a CDS encoding pilus assembly protein PilM: MGLFTPKTPPLVGVDISSTAVKLLQLSQSGGRYRVEHYAVEPLPPNAVVEKNIVEVEAVGEAIKRAVQRSGLKTKFAAAAVAGSSVITKVIQMPADLTEEDLEDQIQVEANQYIPYPIEEVSLDFEVLGPVKDNPESVNVLLSASRTENVDLRVAALEMGGLSAKIVDVEAFAMENAYQLVADQMPAGRDGLVAIVDVGATMTALNVLRNQRSIYTREQVFGGKQLTDEVMRRYGLSYEEAGLAKRQGGLPESYEIEVLEPFKEAMVQQVSRLLQFFFAGSEFNRVDQIILAGGCASINGVQELVEEQLGVPTLIASPVANMAVSSKIQASSLAADAPALMIVCGLALRSFD; this comes from the coding sequence GTGGGTCTGTTCACTCCGAAGACACCGCCGCTGGTAGGAGTCGACATTAGTTCGACGGCCGTCAAGCTGTTGCAACTCAGTCAATCTGGGGGGCGATACCGTGTGGAACATTACGCGGTGGAACCTCTGCCGCCCAACGCAGTGGTCGAAAAGAACATCGTCGAGGTCGAGGCGGTGGGCGAGGCGATCAAGCGCGCTGTTCAGCGATCAGGTCTCAAGACCAAGTTCGCGGCAGCCGCCGTCGCAGGCTCATCGGTCATCACCAAGGTGATCCAGATGCCGGCTGACCTGACCGAGGAGGATCTGGAAGATCAGATCCAGGTCGAGGCCAACCAGTACATTCCCTATCCGATCGAGGAAGTCAGTCTGGACTTCGAGGTACTCGGTCCGGTCAAGGACAATCCTGAAAGCGTCAACGTCCTGCTGTCGGCGTCTCGAACTGAAAACGTCGACTTGCGCGTCGCTGCCCTGGAAATGGGAGGGCTCAGCGCCAAGATCGTCGACGTCGAAGCCTTCGCCATGGAGAACGCCTACCAGTTGGTCGCCGACCAGATGCCGGCCGGGCGTGACGGGCTGGTAGCGATCGTTGACGTCGGCGCCACAATGACGGCGCTCAATGTGCTCCGGAATCAGCGCTCCATTTATACCCGCGAGCAGGTTTTCGGCGGCAAGCAGCTGACCGACGAGGTCATGCGCCGTTACGGGCTGTCCTACGAGGAGGCCGGGCTTGCCAAGCGTCAGGGCGGCTTGCCCGAGAGCTACGAGATCGAGGTGCTCGAGCCCTTCAAGGAGGCCATGGTTCAGCAGGTCAGTCGACTGCTCCAGTTCTTCTTCGCCGGTAGCGAGTTCAATCGCGTCGATCAAATCATCCTCGCCGGTGGCTGCGCCTCGATCAACGGTGTCCAGGAACTGGTGGAAGAGCAACTTGGGGTTCCGACCCTGATCGCGTCGCCGGTAGCCAACATGGCTGTCTCGTCAAAGATTCAGGCCTCGTCCTTGGCTGCCGATGCACCGGCGCTGATGATCGTCTGCGGTCTGGCGTTGAGGAGCTTCGACTAA